The genomic region ATAGTAAGCATCATTTTTATGGTAATTTAAATTATGCAGTGGGGTAAGAAGCTTCCATAGCAATGCCACAAAGACCTTCCTTTGCCTCAACGCCTCTTTGCATTCTTATATATCCTTCTTCACCCCATTGGGTGCCCCATGAGTTCTTCACCAACCAATACTTGGTACCATCAACACTAATTCCATAACCAACGGCGGTAACCCCATGATCAAGACTTGTTCCACAAGTTCCTGTAAAGACACCGCTTGAATAGAATTGAAAATCGGAACCTCCAGCATCAATGGCAACAGAAATTGGTTGATTTGCAACAGCCTTCAAAAGGGCTTCTTCACTATTTGCAGGCACATCTTCGTAGCCAGTTATCTTGGCTGCATGCCTGGCCTCCTTCTTGGTGTTGCAAGTACCATCAACACCCGTGTAAGGATAATTAGTCTCGGTACTAAGTCCATGGTTTTTATTAATGAATTGAAATGCATCatccatcaaaccacccccgcAACCTTGGTCCACACCGCTTGTGTCACAATCAACCAGCTCTTGCTCAGACAAAGATATCAGTTTACCAGTTGTAAGCTTAGTAATCCCTTCCATGGCTGCCACTGCTGAAAAAGCCCAACAACATCCTGCACgtatataattaaaattaaatattgatgTTGCTTTTGCTTGATAAATTAAATAAGGGTTAGATTAAGAGACATTATTTAACGAGTGAAGTTCCAGGTTTGTCTACAGATAAAGTCAATTACCGCATTGGCCTTGGTCCTTGATTGGTGTCACAGCTCCTTTGTTTCTCCAATCTACAGTTGGTGGTGCAGTTACATTTTCATATTTGAAAGCAGTCGTCTTTGTGGAACATTCGTGCCCCATGAATCCATTTCTCGAGGCTTTGAATTCTTCATTCGTAAGGTCTGCAAATTGATTGACACTCAATTTGTAAAGTTTGTTTGCATCGTTGTTGGAAGATTCTATGAACGCCACATTCTCCTTGAAAATATTGAAGCGCTTCTCCTTCTCATTTATGTCAGCATATGCACGTCCATAACGAGCCATCCATTGCTCGTATTTCGCATACATTGATGCATCTTGGAGAGTGCGAGAGGTGGCTTGAGAAGACAAAGCTCCCAAAATGAAGATAAAGGCCAGACAAATACATTTGCAGTAGTACTGGTTAATGTACTCCATGGTGTATAGCTAGTAAAGTGCAGCTAGGGTTCGATGAAGTAAATGAAAGGTATACTAAAATGGTAGGCTGCTTCGTGGTTTATATAGAGAAGAGAATGGCTGGAGTTGCCATCTCCGTGCCCGAAAAGTTGGTCGGTGTCCTTCGTGCCGCAGAAAATGTCCTGATATGAAAGATTAGATTATGTaactattattttaatttcaagtCGCGATAAATAATTACTAGCTAAGTTTATGTCTTTGTATATCTGGTTCAAGACAAAATACTTCTTGCATACAAATTACTAATCTTTTGATTTTTATGCAGAGTTCATTATCTTGGAGTTTACCACACCTCACGACATCCCTCGATGGCTCTATTGATTTCGTAGTAAAGTAATTTTATAATTCCTTATTACGGTaaagaaatttataattattacagttgaagtaatatttttatttttactttttttatctAGATGGTAACTTCTATTAAACTTTCTATCTCACATACTTTCCATTAAAAAAACCCATGCCAATTAatgtaaagtttttttttttaatatttaatatataattatctaCAATAAGGGAGAAAGGGTGTGCTTAGTCTCACAacgggctaacaataatgtgattccaATACGTCtttagtgagaatcgaacctaagatctcttacttacaagtgaagaggaataccactagactataatactaagtgactGTAAATTTATGTAATATATAACAATCTAAGTGAAATATATAAAGGTAAGAGCATTTTAAGGACTCCCACCACTAATTTTGAAGACTCGTTTAGATATTTTAAGGGAATATTCGAGTCTTTAAAGGAATATTGTTTGCAATGGGAGGTCTTATGGTATGATCCCTAAACGTaaggactaaaataacaaaaaatcattgCCCACTTCGTTGGAGTACTGTGGCCATTGATAAAAACCACAATGTTATTTCTACCATTGGAAgagaaaaaccaaaaccaaaaagagaAGTTGTTGTGTAGCATTCcccaaaaaagagaaaaaaaatccaaaaagagaACATGTGGGTGGGGTGGTTTCCCACTCAGTGGACCCACTATTTGAGTCCCTAGCTATAGACAATCCCCACATTTGATGTATTTGGTGAGTCTTATATATTGAGATACTTTGAGAACTTCTATTCCGACCCACTAAGAGCCTTTTGTCCATATATTTAGGGACTATACGGTTGTAGGATTCCATTTAGAGTTCccattgaagatgctctaatgAAACTGAATGGGGATGCAGATAGAATCACCTTGTAGATACTTTGAGCAGAACCAGAACAACgtaatcaatttttaattagCAAATTATTGATATGAGAACCTTAGATGTACTCGACCTCCATTCTTGTTAACGTTCGGGAAGATAATTAGTGATTTAAGTTTTTGTAATTAACAATTCAAGCCATGCTTCTTATGTTTCACAGTTGGGTCAAGAAAAACACATGCATGATAATGCATTATATCGTGCATTATCATTCTTCTCCACTAGGACTTCATGTGATGGTAACCTGTTGCGGTTCCATGCAAATCATTCTTCTCCATTAGGAGAGGCAAGGCAACCTTCCAAAGTCCAAAGTAGGTGATAAAATATCTACCTTCAGGCTTATACCATGACATCCAAAATTCTCTTTTGGTTGTTGCCTAACATAGTTAGGTTGCTGTGTGCGCTTAATTATACGCAAATCATAAAGAGCTCAAATGCTTTGTCTTTTGATTGTTTTAAAGAGTCTCTTGGAAATGCTCGAATTCTTAACTATTAACTTTGCTTTGAACGCAGACATCAACCAGTCGATTCTCCTCCGTTGGTCATGTGACAAAAACTTCATTTGTCTCTTTATTAGTCATGTTGCAGCGTTACCATTACAGCTTATATGTTATCCAAAAACGTTTTACGTGGAATGGAGTAAATCATTTAAATTCATGCAGCAGAGGACTCAGGAGGAAGTCCTTGTGGGAAGCGCTTGGAATCTCTGCAGTAGTTGTAAATCATGTAGTCAAGTGACTGAGTAAACCAGCTCGACTCGTTCGGGGTCTTGGAAGGACAACGGGAAGTGCCTGAAGACTAAGTGCAAGCTTGGGCGTTGAAGTTTCTGTATGAGGCTGTGAAGGGGGCTTTGCTCCAATCTGTCTCCGCAAAGTCTGCCGCGTGTGGCCCAATCGTCTGCATCATGCCTTGGATCTTTGTTAAAAGAAACTCCCTTGGATTCTAAGTTCTTGAACTCTCTAATGGGTGTTCCATCCACAGAGAAGCTAGTCAAGAAGAACAAAGCATAGAAGTTCCGTATACATACATCATgcaaaaaatgaataataccataTGGGCTACGCTCTCTTCGAGACTTTTGTTAGCAGACTGTAAATTCAGACCACACATTCATGAAAGAAGACAATCTGATCAATGATTTTGATGTACAATCTAACAACATAGAACACTAAACAATTCCCATTTTCACGTCACTTATAAGTATCATATCGATTGGTCGCGCCACTAATCATGTCTCCCGCAAAAATGATATTCATTTACATGACTAAATCTTTTTTGAGTCTCACTCAGTGTGACATGTGGTCAGTAAATATGGTACATACAAATAGTTTTATTAAGTAACAAGAGATTTGGGGTGTTTAGGGAGAGATTCTTGTGTGAGGTTACCAAACATTGTGGGTCATAGGTGTGgtgtaagaccatctccaagtgaaggagggccaaagggctcgttttagccctctggccctccaagaaattaatattttaatgaacagtgcatgactatatttcttaccatctctaaccgaggggccagagggccataggccaaacatagccctaTGACAAAAAACCatttccaaccgagggccaaaaggctatagtatggaatgtgaagaattgaaataaaatgaggtaagatagtatggaatagtgaaaaatatttgagaaatggtgtaggaaaaaattagagaaaaaaaaaaaaagtccaaaaaaaaaaaaaaatgtgggctggaacaattaaaaaaaaaaaaaaaaaatcctaaaccctaaaccctaaagtgGGCTAGGCAAatggaaaagaacaaaaagagaaaaaaaaaaagaaaagtgggCTAGCCAGCCGGTTGGCCCTTTGCCCTTTTTTTGTCTCATGGGGCCCACGAGCtctttggcctagcccttggttggagacagtttgcgggctattttcgaccctctgaacccttcggttggagatggcctaagagaGGGGTGAGACACAAATAGAGCCAGGTGAGCATGAATTATAAATTAGGACCGGGTGAGATAGGGAAATGCTTTTGTATCCGCACAGACAAGTGGTCCGGATGCCGGACTTTAGAATTTCTCGTATATAGAAGATAAAATAGtataaaatattacaaaaatacTTTTATGGCAGTCGTTAATGCACGTACACGCTATTAATTTATTTACAACAAGTCACAATTTAGTATCAAATTcactatatatatgtgtgtgtgtgcgcgcgtgcGCATTGTCCTCAAATATGTGTGGGTCGAAGCTAAGAATTTCTAAATCCTAATTCAAGCATCCATGACGAGGTTTCATAATCTGAAAATGTTCCATGATAGATTCATtaccaatacatgaaaaaacatcTTTTTCAATGTAAACTAACTAAGTTgtcactcaaccattgatctcccattCTGTTGCGAAGTGGAcccttaatgatattcatagcGGAAAATGCCATATCCACTGAAGCAGTTGTAACAGGTAAAACCAAAGCCAACTGAACAAGCaaatatacatatgcaaatGTTCGATGCAACCCTtttcttcaccattttcttAGCAAGATCATTAATCCCCTGCAATTGAGAAAAATCATTATCATAACGTACAAAATGAATATAAATATCAAGTTGATCTTGAAGTGCCGATCTATCTTGATCCATGAAATCTTTAGGATACATCTGAGCAAGGCAAACAAGCTTCTCTTTATCAAAAGCTACAAATGAATCATTTGCACTCAAACATGCCAAGCAAATAAGCAATTTGGTATTACCTTCAGTGAAGCGATCATCTAATTCTGTAAGATGGAAATCAATGACCTCAAAAAAGAGCTCAACTTTATAATGATGACAATTGGTCTTTCTTGGAGCCTTATGCAATGACTTCCCTTGAATGACATATAAATCATCCATATTAGGCACCTCAATTTCATGTTCAACACAAAAGGATGATactttatcaaccaaaagatCAAATTTTTCATCATTCCTCATGCAACGTAGTTGTTCTTTACATGTCTTGACTAAAGCCATTGCATTCACAATctcttgatctttttttttttttttttacaatgctTATGACAAATCATTTGTAATTCCTAATATGGATTTCATCAAAAAGAGGAGGAacacaaactcaaaagattgtAAATCTTTTAATAACCTTTTTGCTTCACCAGCACTATCATTGTAGCaatcttcaacaatcatgtcaAGCACATCCACAACATtgtaatcaaactaatcaaagcaCCATGATGTGAATTCCACTGTGTATCCTCAACACGTTTGAGACTAGTTTCTTAATTTATCCCTTGCCATTTTCAAGACAATCATTTCAATAGCTTTTATGAGATTTTCTTGTTGTTTCTCTGTAAGTGCATCACAACGCTTACATGAGCATCCAACAACATTCACCAAACTATTAGTCAATGTGAAAAAAGCGCCAACATCGGAGTTTTTCTTTGCTATGGCAACAAAAGCTAATTGTAGTTGATGAGCAAAACAATGAACATAGAATGCACAACtttcttcatccaaatttttttttttaaggccaTTGAACTCACCTCTCATGTTACTCACGCCATCATAACCTTGACCTCGTAGGTTGGAGTAGCTCAAATCATGTAGTTTCAAGAACTCATCAGTGGACTTCTTTAGTTTACTTGAAGTTGTTTCAGTAATGTGTTGGACTCCCACAAACTATTCAATTACTTGACCTTTGTTGTCCATATAACACAAAATCACCGCCATTTGCTCTTTTATTGAAATATCATATGATTCATCTACCATTATAGAAAAGAATTTACTCTCTTTCACTTCCTTCATAATAACCTTAATGGTTTTGAAGGCACATGAAttgacaatatttttttaattgaagaaGCTATTAGCTTAAGATTTCCAGGAGCATTTTCCAATACAACTTCCTTTATTTTCTCATCATGATCTGCAAGGAATTGCAAGAGCTCTAAATAATTCCCCCCATTATTCGAAGTGTCACTTTCATCATGGCCACGAAAAGGAAGGCCTTGTCGCAACAAGAACTTAGTGCAATCTATTGATGCATTCAAGCAAAGACGATATTTCATACACTCTTCTTCTGACTGTTTGATCACAACTGCTCCAATATGTGTCTTTTGGTTCATTAGATAACTAGCCGCTTCTCTAGCTTTATTGTGGAAACTACCAATAGGACCAACATGTTTGTCAAAACATTCTCTTGCATTCTTCCATTTCTTAAAGCCTACCCTAATGAAGGCATAACTTCTTAATTGTTAATAGTTGATTTTAAAGAGATAGCAATGAAGACAAAATGCCACATATTTAGATATACTATACTCCAACCAATGATATTCTTCAAACCACGAAACAACAAATCGTTGCTTTTTCTTTGCATGCAAAGTGTATGGGAACTCATACTTTGTAGGCCTACAAGGTCCCATTTGCAAATATGCTTTTTGGACCTCATCTTGAATATTAGAAGGATAGTCCTTCATTCGAATTCTTTTTCCCGGGTCTCTCTCAAGATTATTAAAATCAATGTCACACTCATTTTGTCTTGAGCTCGAACTACCCGAACAAGTAGATGGTGctattggctttggcttgaaaaatctttccatatttcttatttctaaactacacatttaaccaaaaacacaaaacatataccaatcaaccaataaacaaaaatgctatctaaatttcaatgataaaatgagtatacaaacataaaacatatcaacaatcatatcaataatagaCTAAAAGTCTCCAAcaatatctaatataatttaattgagattagattagaataccaaaaaacttgaattttgaACCAAATAGTGGTGGCTTAGAGAATTGAAACAAGTGGGGTTTGATATTGGAGTAATGTAATTATAATATGGGATTGGGTGGGAttagaaatttagggttttgggggaatataagaaaaatggggattagggGGAAAGCAGAGGAGCAGGGAAAGGAAAGGGGATTCTCGGGAAAGATGTGGCCTATGTGGGGCTAGGCTTTAAAAAAATACGGAACATCATGGACAAACGGCAGTGTTTGTctcttttgagttttttttttaaaaaaataaaacaattggtCAAAACACTGCCGGTTTGGACCAATTGTTAAAAAGgccttgttttctttcttctcccctgctgtcttcttcttcattgcACTTGCAACTTGCAGCACGAACCTCGTGTTCGAGTGTGAGAGGTCCTTTAGAAAATTTCAAGCAGTAATTTAGGATTGCCGAGAGGTCTTGGGACCTCCCAGGTCCCTATGTAGATCCGCCACTGATCACAAGTGTACAACTATTGATTCCTTGTTGGTTAGATATTAATGGCTTTTGATACCATACTCCCCTTTAATTATCATTCTTGTTCCCCAAACTAGAAACAATACTGA from Pyrus communis chromosome 4, drPyrComm1.1, whole genome shotgun sequence harbors:
- the LOC137730552 gene encoding senescence-specific cysteine protease SAG39-like — encoded protein: MEYINQYYCKCICLAFIFILGALSSQATSRTLQDASMYAKYEQWMARYGRAYADINEKEKRFNIFKENVAFIESSNNDANKLYKLSVNQFADLTNEEFKASRNGFMGHECSTKTTAFKYENVTAPPTVDWRNKGAVTPIKDQGQCGCCWAFSAVAAMEGITKLTTGKLISLSEQELVDCDTSGVDQGCGGGLMDDAFQFINKNHGLSTETNYPYTGVDGTCNTKKEARHAAKITGYEDVPANSEEALLKAVANQPISVAIDAGGSDFQFYSSGVFTGTCGTSLDHGVTAVGYGISVDGTKYWLVKNSWGTQWGEEGYIRMQRGVEAKEGLCGIAMEASYPTA